The nucleotide sequence ttttttcttatatttatggtggttttacaaaatatgtaatagaactcaatttttattattatttgacagactaaaatactaacaattttattttattttacagaaatgtaCAGCAACTTACATTTTTATAACTGAACAGTTAAATTTGGAAAACTTGTTTCCAGAAAAAGTTTAATCttattcgcttttatcggagccgtttcattaaacagtttaaaattttggtctgctaatcaaatgattcaatgttcAACGCAACAGCTTCGGAACCAATTCTAGCAGTGGTTGCAGAAtcaacgtgtgattcgcgtcaagaagtgcagttgaaaacacaatttgtgttcatatatatttaagtatatatacATTACGCtcagcaatattttaaagaattcttcgttaaatttcgtgatctagtttcgtattatgagtgtatttgcgacatgagaacacatgaatttgctcgttaccaaggttcgATATTACGtatttctggcgagtactgaaagactcacttttttttttttttttttttaatccgtgaGTATACGCCTGGTTATCGCTTCCTCGGGTACGTAAAGTTCCATTCGATTCGGCCCCGTTGACTCCACAGCTACTCGTACCCTCTATATTTTTATTGCCGTTTCCTACATTCATGCTTGGTGTGCAGTGATTGTTAGGCGCCGTTGTGCAAATTTAAGTTAatcgaggataaaaaaaaaaatttgaaagcttCACGCGCGAATGGGCCAGTGTATAACGAACTTCACAAAGAGcagcgaacaaaaaaaaatgttatcgaaATGATACccattaaaaatgtaacattttcatgtctcaataaaaacaataataacttacgtaaaaccatttaaaaattggATTGAAAATGTGTTTTGGCAAGAGATTTTTTTCGCAATGAAGACAAAGTTCTGTTATTGTTTGGAATATTCAGAGTTAAACTAGTTTCTATTTCATTGAAATCATCTAcacattttattgtttgtgttTGCATTATGTAGGTGTGGAAATTTCATGAATATccggtgtgaatttttttttgttaatcattAAAAAACCTTTGAATTGGATATTTtcttaaaacgtattttattttattttttggcggTAAAAAAGGGGGGAGGTTTGTTAGTCTTTGGCTATCAATTTTCTGCCAACTTGTATGTGTCTTCTCGATTCTGCCTTCAGTCTTCTAGTCTTCAGATAATTCTATTGATTTTTAGGGTTTTTTCTTTAGGTTAAatgcattaattttcaatttttattcatgAGAATTCtgacttctgtttttttttatatccagtCTCCTGTATCTTCTGTTCATTGCTTGTTCTTAGATCTCCGTTTTCTATGTTCTACCTCCTCTTTTTCTCTCTTCTGTAATCAATATTAAACCTTGGGTCCAGTATTATTTCTGTCGCTACTTATCTTGCCAATAGAATCCTTTAAATTACCCACCTGGGGCTCCTGACTCCCCATTCGTAGGCTAAGGAAATATTACAATATAAGCAATAAATGATGAATAAATACCTATATTAGGCTGGAACATATTAATGAAACACTTTTTGCTTTCTAGTTTCGGCATTAACTTTACCGGCATTCACAGATAACACATTACTACTAAAATGGCTATAATCCACAAGTTAAtaactcgctgggcgagtaaaCCTATGTCTCCAGAGTacgtaataatattatataagtgAAAGTGCGTTTGTCTCTTTGTCCTTCTTTCGCACAGCAACGGAGCATCGGATGGACACGATTATTTGCATGAAGATAGTTTATGGGCTGGAGGGTGTCATAGTCTACACATACTTATTAAATTCCTTCCCTAAGAGAGTTAAAagggggtaaattcagttttataatagaaaaatgTAGGAGATATGTCATAGACTCACAAACAGTGAGTttatgtcatttctctatgtccgccatacggtcatatagtaaggccTGTCAACTtactatccttctccttggtgaaacccaTCTGCTTAGTgtagctcgcggctgctagcgaactaaaagtgctaataacagtttagttcatAACTTTGCCAATAGATGACGTTGTCTTGAAATTTTAACCCCCTATCGCTTGGTGCgttcgtcacgtcttgcctaggggttacctgccttcccacaaagtGAAGCTGAAGTTTGGCGTCCTGGTTTTTCttatgcgtagccttgatgcaccgagattatGCAATCAATGatactttaaaatcaaaatgtcctgttttttcaaatgtattgtccTACATGCTTGAAACTCGGTAGTTATGTACCTTATATCATTATATGTTTAGCCCAGGAAATGCCACGTACTTCAGCtagtttaatataaaaatacttatacACCTGGCACATCGCGGcgcatataaataaaacttaaaaaattttacttgtgCAGATACTACGGGGAAAGTTTTAGTATGAAACAAAATGCTTCTCATCATGAACAAAAAAGAGTGTTTAAAGAATAATTCCTATCAACGGCTTTGCTGTCGTCTGGTCCTGATAGCTCGTTGCTACGGCAGAGTTATCAGAAACCGGCTCCCTGCACACAGCGTAGCTTCTCGCAGGCACAGACAGCCTTTCTCTTGCACAGTCATACTGTGCAATGAAATGTTTAGTTTCAATGCCACTGGTTTTTCTCTCAGCATTACGTGGCGCCATGCACTGTGCAGATACCGTTTCCGTCGAAGAAACCGTAAAATGGTATGAAATAGTGCGTTTTTAAGAAGTGGTCACGAACGTGTTGAGTTATATTGCAATTGCaaaattttgtcatttttttccGTCACGCTTGATTTTACACTGTTTCAAAATGTTTGCACACATAATTAAGGAGAACACTGTTCACCAATGATCCAACGGATATccgaagaatatatatataaggtatATTTTACGAGTgctaattttaatttcttttgacATGAACTCACAATGATCAAATCAAAgtgataacaaaatattaaaaaaaaaaaaaaaacttgttgaatTGAACAGCAAACACACATTGACAATGCAGCGTTCGCTGAAGAGTCTTTAAATTTATTGAGGTAAGCTACACAACGGCTCGAAATTGAAAAATACCATCGGGAAATGAGTAACTGTTAAGCGAAAGAAACGTCAGCAATGAGTTAGAGAGTTTTTGCCCAAGCAAACATTTCAATGTCAAATTACTAAAAGTGGCAGATATTGCAAATGCCGACTGCctgccttctctctctctctctctctctctctctctctctctctcactcccccccccccccccaagataaATTGACTGCAATGTCTGACATTGTTTCCTGGGACAATACGTGTGCCTCCGGCAGTTCTCTCGGGGCAGTGACGCGCGACATCGTGTAACATGGCCCGCGGGCACAGGAGCCCAGAGGGCGCTAATTACTGTCGCTGATGTCCGGGCGCGCGGAGATTGGCCAAGCAATCACACACCTGCCGCGTTGCGCCCGCGGCGGCAGTTCCCAGCCCGTGGCTCCAATGAATACATTAATAAACGGCACGGTGAAAGAAGAATAAATTAATACATCAGTGAATAAAGTTATGAATGAAAGCAGGGGAAAATAAATGAATGTTCGAATGAACAAATGATGGAATCAATGTATGAATTGACTAAAGAAGGAATGAatgtagaaataaataaatgtaagaaCATaacaatgaactaaaaaaaaaaaattaaggatggaaaaaagtaaaaaaaaaattaactatcaaataaattaattaataacgaaataagGAAAGAATGaataatattgtaatttataaatatattaatgtagGAATGAATGATCTAATGATGTATAaaggaataaataaatgaaattaccCATTAAAGACTGTTGGAACAATAAATGAATTTAGGGATGAATAAACGAAGGAATTATTGTATGAATTAGagaattataatgaaataatgaaAGAAATTATGTACGTAGTaatgaatacaataaataaatgttttaataaagtatTGAAGGAACATAGAAATGCAGGAATGTACGAATATAGGTATGAATGATTGAATGCACGGGTGTAAAAATGAATGGTGTGATGTATGATAAAATGATTGTAGGAATGAAGTACGAatatagggaaaaaaataatgtagaaatGAATACATAAATACAAGAATGTAatgattaggggcatgcagatttcgcgaaaagatttcgagactagatgaaagttaaaacattgtagcaccgtctgtgtttcgtgatttggtgagtttctcccaggtgcatATCAATAATTGTAACTTCAACAACCACAGAGATTCATtgaggaagtaaacgcgtcctgggtagctcggtcaaataaggcaacgactcctctggcagacggccgccaatcacaaagaagaaacaacaggtgcgggtgtaccttgttgcagtctaataagtgttcagatcttttcgcaaaaaatgcctgtccctagtaatgaatgattaataaaatgaTAGGAAATTGGTAAATGAAGAAATGTAGGAATATATGAACGTGGGAAGGACGCTATGAAAGAGGACGACACGAGGATGGAACATCTCGACCAGCTGAGTCGGGAGTCTCCGAGAAAACCCCCCACCTGTCACGTTCCCAAGCGCTTCAcggatgagaagcctaagatgtccatcaagctctgtccctgtccgaacacgcccgaacattcaccttcggtcaacctcgggatttgttttatttttgcgcaggaaaaatgaattcaaataaatattaaaagtattcggtaggttagctacattaaaaaacactttaaaacactatggacggttagttaggttagtatagctacataagataaagagagaaatagaaagatatgtaaataaacccgaggttggccgaaggtgaatattcgggcgtgttcgggcagggacagaacttaatgtacatcttaggcttcccttcacGGACACACCCCTGTCCGGGAATGCAAGCTGGATCGTCGCTCAAGGAGGGCGAGTAGTCCTGCAAAGACTACCGTTTTTATACTTTTCGTGGTCGACTATTTTAGAAACCACCtcctgaaaaaatttatatttaagaagCGTTAGGTGTTGTGTTCACATGTTGAAACTCTGTCAAACATACACGTATACTTAATCATGATTAATTTAAATGCaatgatttgttttatttttaggtctcGTGGTCAGTAAGATAACCGTAAGGGGACAGggaaaaataacataataacgGGAATGcacaaaataattaaagtgaATTTTATTACGGGCGTTGCTGAGGATTCAGTGGTTTCGGTATATTACGGGAAACAGAAAACAAGTTAGCCGAACTGGTCAAAAAAGTCCGGACTTCGTCAATTCGCTTCGCGGTGATGTTGTTCTTGCAAACAcctatttttaacattttcttatttaGAGTGTTAGCAATCCACACACATGCTCCTTAGCCCTTCTGTTCACGAAACTACAATCCACACAAGCCATTAAGAGCAGGTGGGCACACTGTATCTTAAGCCGAGACCTCAATGCGTCTAGATGCTGTATTTTCCATTGATCAACAATACtgtcgcggttcgaaattttccagggtttttgaaatcaaattcGGGGACTTTACTGATGGGACTCTGGGCTAGCTCCTCTGTTCACTCGTCGGCGCAAGTGGCATGACCTAGTCATTGTGGCACGGGGCTGGCGCGGCGCACTGCTGGCGTGCAGTTTGCACATTCTTTTGAAGTCTGTTTGTCCGGCTGCACGCTGGCGCAGTCACTGGCCGTTAACCGGACGTTAAGTTAAGACGAGCTCCGTCATGGCGTTCCAGCAGAACATTTGTCACGTATAAATGAGACACTTAGTAACTATCCACAGGTATTTTCAGCAACATAACGACTTCGGAGGACAACCATCGCCGAACACAGCATCCTTCTCGTGCCTCACACACCTCCCTTTGAAAAAGTGCTCGGGTTCGGGCCCTGAGAGAGAAGGCCATACAGGCGCAGTTCGAGGAAATGTTGAAGAGTGGAGTCATCGAGCCAAGCTCCTTCCCCTACAACAGTCGCATCGTCATGGCTACCAAAAAGGATGGAACTCTGTGTTTCTGTGTTAATTTCAAGCCCATAAACCGGGGTGCGCTGGCGCAACAGGACGTCTGGGTGGAGGGGGTAGCCTGCTCAGCTGTCCTGGttagttgtttgtaaatttgGTTTCAATAACCATGGATTGTTCTGGTAGGCGAGGAACATGTTAGAGAGAGGCtgaggctcactctggcggaggctATGCCTCACATCAGTGGTAACGAGTAGCTCAGATCGTAATATAGTCAgtttaggctcactcagggggaggctatgccccCTGTGGCAACGAGTCGGTAGAGTTCTGGATAGACCATGTAGAGTTCATTCAAGTTTAAGGGGCAGGATAGGCCATAATGAAAGATTTAAAGTGTAAGAGTGGGAAAAGTTCTGCTTCTATATTATAGTAAGTGGTAGAGTTCGGTGGAGATCTCTCTCCCTTGTTTGGACATTCATCATTAATCTTTACTGAAATATAATTGTTgtgaattttaattgtaattttactcatAACCTGTAAAGACTAACTGTTGTTAGATACTGGTTTTGAAACTTagaaattttatgataaatgtaAATTGGTTTTGaattagtgttaatttatttttaagtatctcCATTTATTTATCTCTGTAGAAATTCTGTACAGGGCACCAAATCTTGATCCATTAAAGTAGGGAGTATTTTATTCAGTTGAGGCATTATAAGACTAAATGCCTTTCACAAATTTTATGTAGATGCCAAACAAGTTTACCTATGGTTACCGTTTCCTCCCAATAAAATTCAAATCAACTCTTTATAGAATCATACTGCTGAATTTATTGTATTTCAATTATTCCCCTACTGATTTAACCCAATTGTGACAATTCTAAAACAGTGATTGAATTCAAGTACTCCCACCCTCACCAATAAAAATTCATTTGGAGTGTACGCTGTGTGATTGACCTTCATGTTTCAAGACTTATGGAACTACATGGTGAGTTAAGTAACTTAAAACATATTCTCTTCAAATCATTGTTgaaaacacgcaacttagaaacatcgtaaCCCAGAATGTGGTaaattataactatcacaacttaaatacacgcaacttagaactacctaaacttagaactgtcataacttagaaaattctgtATTTCTAAGTTtctaacttgtgtgttttttaagttatgacgGCGGCCCATGATTACTAGGGACcaggttcattgacctctaggatagactacatagtcctctgtatactcgggtaAACGCCAcatgttcattagctgctgacttgtgagacgtctcaaatgGGTTatccgtgattcgacacttccttGGTTTAGGGTTTTTTACTGTCTCATAGTCCTCCAGATAAAATAAAGGCCAATCGCAGAAACGGTACAAAGGTTTAAGTATTTGAACTGTAGCCTATCAATAAATGAATACccgaattttcaggtctctaaattGAGTACCTTACGACAGGTCGAAAAATTAATTCTCTCACCGGTCTGGCTGACAATGCACACTTCACAAatgaatttcaggaaaaaaaataattattaggccAGAGAAAATTTTTAAGAGCTGAAaagcatgtattaaaaaaattatgtatctgAAAAATTTTGAACCAGGTAAAGTATTAAaagaacaaattaatattttgtatcacTTTAAAGCCTAGATGTATGCGATTCTACATGAAATGTGTTTGTCTGAATGAAACTAACCAtgttttagtttattaaaaattattttgaaatatatatacctgagaagtttaatttttaaactcgAGAGTtcagcaaattattattttgaatctGGTTAACAAATATTTCTTGCATCTGTGAAGGTATCCTGTGATAAGGAAAAAAGTGTAATATATCCTTTGGCGTACTAGTACTATTATTAGTTTAGCGaggattaaaatttatttcgttaAGACTTTCAACAAATTCGGCACAACATAACTGCtacaaaataatcataaaattaataatcataaaataaattttaataactagCCTTGTATCTCACCTAATAAgttgaaatatttagtattaaagAAGGACAATAAGTGCTCTAATTTACTAAACATGATGCAACAAacaataattattgaatatttaaaactatGTGCAATGTAACTTTATTAAAGCTCCAGCAACGATTTATTGTCCAACCTGTACCAAGTGCAAAAACTAAAATAACTGATGTAACATTCCCGTTAAGTAGCTACTGTTCagcacataaatatataaaataaaaatgttgtaacgatcacaaaacaaaaaaaaaagtttagttacgTAACTTTAAAAAGGATGAAATTGCATTTTTATTACCTACGATTTCCCAATAAAACagcaataaatttaaaagaatttctgTTCTTTTCCCTTTTAGCATTTTACTAGCGACCTTTtacgtaaattaaataaaatgttgaaaTTGAATGTTACATGTTAGTTCACATTCTTTCAGTGTACTTTTGTTCTTTTACAGTTACACCAAACTTcagtgaaaaattctaaaatgttaaaatattttttaatatgactTGGCAAACTTTACAATAACGTACGAATCAAACTCATTATTCAAGAACGGAAGTTTTACTCGCGATTTTAACTTACCCTAGGAAATTGGGTAGGGGAGGGgcgaaggccccccccccccttctcattaTAAAGTGCCCATTGGCTAGATTGTATTCAAACTTTGTGGAAGTTCCCCTGCAATACAATTAGGTTGGGagatgaacccccccccccccccctccaccgcacCAAAAGGTGAAAATTTGACTTAGAATAATTTTTGCATTCGGTATATGGTTTGTGGATTGCGCTTAGTTGTGGAGTATGTCGCCTTTGGCATAGCAAGCATAATATACTTTTGAAGAATCCCCTGCATGTTGTGTACATCTCGCTGTCTCCAGGCATGTACGTTAATCGCGGTTCAATACTCTACTCTATGCACCTGGATATAAAAATGACGGAAAGGACTGATCATAGACTAATTCAGTAACTCAGCTTGCGTGGACCACGCACGACATAAtttgacaatttatttttgtaaactaaCGGATTCTAAGAACTTATTTGTTGCTTAAAAAACATCAAAACCATTCAGGCACTGAATATTTTTGCGTGAATAATGTGTAAACATGGTTAcagatataaaaattataaattattcatAAAACCAATTTCAACCTAACCATATAAAAAGAAACTAACTACTTAAGCTTAAGAaactacattaaatatatattttatcactTGTTATGTGTCAACTGGGATCTgtccaataatatatatatatatatatatatatatatatatatatatatatatatatatatatatatatattaccagtTGTCGCACTTTGAAACCGAAATATTCTTACAATTTTTCGGAATATCAACAAAACATTTCGCCACTTGAGTATTCCGAAAATGTAGCTATATTTGCACCGTTTAATTTGTCTGGTTTTTAAAGGTAGTTCTTGAAGGCTGCTAAATTTGGCCCCTGTGCTTCACTGTAAACACATTCTAAAATCGAAACTAATCGATTCCCGTCGTCTTTACGAGATCCCACCTTTGGCTTAAGGTGGTTTTACGATTGAAAATACtaagcattattaaaaaaatgatctAATTATTTCAACGAAATGCTGAATGCTGTCTTTACAGTTACAATTTGTCATCGACTGATGTTGGGTGGTTTTCTGTGTGATTTTGTGTTCATAAATCTATGTCCGGTCTTCGGATTGACTCTATGACATACAGCATAaactagcaatggcatatgttcctaatttcaagaatcaatcaaTAAACCGTGACATGCTAGGTTATATTGTTATACTTTGTAACCTAAAATAAAGGAAAAGAAGCAGGACCAAAATTTGTGTATAAACGTGATACAATGTTGTGACGTTTCAGGAGCAAGGTAGCGGCAGCGCTGCTCAACAAGCACCTGCAAATAAACGGCATCACCGCCGGCCTCACGTCCATGCAGCAGCCCTTCGACGGCAGCGCCAGCCTGTCGACCTCGGAGGCGGAGCCCATCGCCACCAGCAGCAAGATGAGGCGCGAGCGCAAGGCGGCCAGGACCCTGGGCATCATCATGTCTGCCTTCCTTGCCTGCTGGCTGCCGTTCTTCCTCTGGTGAGTTCCATAGTTACCTCTTCTTCTTTGAGCATCATCATTTCCGCCTTCCTCGCCTGCTCCCTTGCTTTCTCTGGTGAGTCCCAAACCTGACTGTTCTTCTTGGGGCATCATCATGTCAGCCTTCCTCGCCTGCTGCCTTTCTTTCTCTGGTGAGTTCCATAGTTACCTGTTCTTCTTTGGGAATCATCATGTCAGCCTTCCCCGCCTGCTGCCTTTCTTTCTCTGGTGAGTTCCATAGTTGACTGTTCTTCTTGGGGCATCATCATTTCCGCACTCCTTGCCTGCTACCTTTCTTTCTCTGGTGAGTTCCATAGTTGACTGTTCTTCTTGGGGCATCATCATGTCAGCCTTCCTCGCCTGCTGCCTTTCTTTATCTGGTGAGTTCCATAGTTACCTTTTCTTCTTGGGCCATCATCATGTCAGCCTTCTTTGCTTGCTGCCTTTCTTTCTCTGGTGAGTCCCATTGTTACCTGTTCTTCTTTGGGAATCATCATGCCCACCTTCCTCTCCTGCTTGCTGCCGTTCTTCCTCTGGTGAGATCCAAACTCGCGTGTTCTTCTTTTGGCTGTCTGCTTTACTCATCCGTAGCCTTTCTTGCTTTGGTGAGTCCAATAATTACCTTTTTTCTTTGTGAATCATTATGTCCATCTTCCTCACCTTCTGGACCCCGTTATTCTTGTATTAAATTCCATGATTACCAGTTTTCTTTGGGCAATGTCTTGACCACCTTTCTTGTCTGCTGGCTGTCGTTCTTATCTGGCGTGTCCTTCATTTAGGTGTTCTTTGGACATCATCATGTCCACCTTTCTCGCCAGATGTCAGCTTTTCCTCCTCTAGTAAGCAACAGCTTACTTTTTTATGCATCTTAGTATCTGCCTTTTTCGTCTATTAGAAGCATTTCTTTCCTCGGTGAGTTGCACAATTATCCACTATTCTTAAGCAACGTCATGTCTGCCTTCCTCGCCTGTTAGCTGTCGCTATTTAACTGGTAAGTTCCATATATATTGCTTTTCCTTGAGTATTATCATGTCCACCTTCCTTGCCCGTTGGCTGCTATTCTTTCTCTGGTGAGTTCcatgtgagtaatttttttttcataatcgtGTACGGCCTTCTCTCCTTCTGGTCATTTTTTTCTGTGGTTTTTTCCATGCTTGCCATTTCTTTTTTGGTCATCCATATGCTAATTTAAAATGTATCTCAGTAAAACTGAAACACTACCAGAATACATTGGTTGAATCGTGTCTGGTTGTATTAAGAGTTCACTTAAATAGACTACTAGTATGAAATTAATGTTTATCTGTGTATGCTCTACATCTcatgttattttaataacaaaaacttttataaaaacagtttttttatgacTCATAGTAACTGCAAGGGGTGAGAAAATAGAGGCTGAAAGcacacaaaaaacattttccttaatataaaaattattaattctatgttgtttttttaacttctaaatattatctacagcattcgtctgaaatatttttttctacgaTCTTCATTAATGCAAAAAGATGGAAAGAAACAGGTTTTAatatcataaagaaaaaaaattggcaccTCACATAGTATTCACAATAATAAATCCATTCCAAATGTTTGTAGGGTGAACCTTATAAATTTAACGtaaacaattttttcaaaaacatttttacaaacaaCTATTGCTGcaaacgtttgaaaaaaaaactggtgtTGAAATACTTTACTATGTACAATATTAAACCGTTCAAACTTATTGTAAAAGTTCTAAACATATTACATAAACTTggtccaaaatatattttatattaccaATTATTAGTGCCAGGGATGAAATATGGTGTTTGAATGTAATCTTAGTGGGCATAGTATGCACATATTTCTAAATTATTCAATGATGGAtgcttttaattaaaaacattcttaACATTTTCGCTGGATGGAATGTATGAAAATTTTTGTTcgattattttgttattttggagaacatataggatgtcatgcacattaagttattaaaactTTTCAGAAGTTTTTAGATGTTCCATaaaattccagaagaaatagttaCTTAAAAATCTACCTGCCTTTACGCTGTCCGAAAGGtaagttttaaatttgttttcaaaatcacatttttttttttcaaatacaatttGTAAAGTGGGTTATTAAAAGTATCTTATTAGAAATTTAAGACTCTCTAAAGAACTCTAATTCTATCCTGAGCCAAAGAGTGGTTATAAGGATGTCGCTGATAACTTGTATGATGGGAAAATGTAGCTGAGACGATGCTGTAATGATGTAGGTGTCTTTTTGAGACATCACTGCTGTGATGTGAAAAAAACGTTGCTGATATGTTATGGTGATAGTATTGGATGAATATCGTTGAGAAGTTACTATTTTGATGTGAAAGATCATTTGTGTTGTGATTTTGAAAGAACATTTCTGAAACACCACAGTTGTTATGTTTGAGAACTGTCGCTGATATGTCGCTTATGCGATGTTGGATGAACGTCTCTGAGACATCGCTGTATTGATGTTGAACGGTTATCGCTATGATTTTTCAGGTACATCAACACGTCGCGGTACGGTGCGGTCTCGTTGCTTTGATGTAAAAACATAGCTGAGACATAGTTGTTGTGGTGTTGAAGAAAAACGCTGTTTTGTCGCTGCTGAGATGTTTCAGGTAGTTCATCACGTCACTGTGCGGCGCATATGTTAATGCCGTGACGTTGTAAGAACGTCTCTGAGACATCGCAGTCGTGATGTTGAACGAATGTCGCTGCGGTGTTGCAGGTACATCATCACATTGCTGTGTGGCGCTTATGTGAATGCTGTGACTTTGTAAGACATCGCAGTCGTGATGTTGAAGGAATGTCGCTGCGATGTTGCAGGTACATCATCACGTCGTTGTGCGGCGCGGATGTGAACGCTGTGACGTTGTAAGACATCGAAGTCGTGATGTTGAAATAATGTCGCTGCTGTGATGTTGCAGGTACATCATCACGTCGCTGTGCGGCGCGGACCGCTGCCACACGCCGCCCGTCGTCGTGGCGACGGTCTTCTGGATCGGCTACTTCAACTCCGCGCTCAACCCGCTCATCTACGCCTACTTCAACCGCGAGTTCCGCGTCGCCTTCAAGAAGACGCTGCAGTCGTGCTGCGCGGCGGCCGCGTGCCGGCGGTGGGCGGTGGCGGGGGGCGGGGGCTCCggaggcggcgggggcggcggtgGGGGCGGGCGCCGCGACCCCAACAACAGCAACGCGTCCTCCGACATCCACCTGGGCGGCGGGCAGCTGGTGCGGGGGCTGAGCGCCTCAGCGAGCGGCGGGCTGGCGGGCAACGTGAGCGAGGTGGAGACGGTGGGCCAGTCGGAGGCCGTCATCTGAGTCCTGGGGTTGTCTCCCCGTCGGCACTTCACGTTCACGCCATCGCACGCGACTGGTAATG is from Bacillus rossius redtenbacheri isolate Brsri chromosome 15, Brsri_v3, whole genome shotgun sequence and encodes:
- the LOC134539664 gene encoding LOW QUALITY PROTEIN: octopamine receptor beta-1R-like (The sequence of the model RefSeq protein was modified relative to this genomic sequence to represent the inferred CDS: substituted 1 base at 1 genomic stop codon); translated protein: MRHHAQSARYGTRVSARRRRSGGGRQNGAAEEEEEGDEEDEEEEEGRPGRRRKFRRPSAGRRDVARKEAGPKFVYKRDTMLXRFRSKVAAALLNKHLQINGITAGLTSMQQPFDGSASLSTSEAEPIATSSKMRRERKAARTLGIIMSAFLACWLPFFLWYIITSLCGADRCHTPPVVVATVFWIGYFNSALNPLIYAYFNREFRVAFKKTLQSCCAAAACRRWAVAGGGGSGGGGGGGGGGRRDPNNSNASSDIHLGGGQLVRGLSASASGGLAGNVSEVETVGQSEAVI